The Oceaniferula flava genome contains the following window.
TGCTTTTTGTCACAACAGGACAGGGGGATTCCTGAAATTATAGAACGCATTATTTTGAAATTATCGTTGTGTTTACATAGCTACGGTGATGAATTCAGGCATGAGACATGCATTTAAAATTTCGATGATCTTAAGTTCTTTCTTGGTTTTTTCCAGCTTTCATCTTAGTGCCAAACCTGATGAGATTACAGTTTACAAAGAGGTTGATGACATCTCCCTGAAATTGCACATTTTCAACCCCAAGGATCACAAGGCGACCGATCAAGAACCGGCGATCGTGTTTTTCTTTGGCGGCGGTTGGAAGGGCGGGAAGCCTCAGCAGTTTTACCCCCACTGCGAATACCTCGCCTCGCGTGGCATCGTGGCCATCAGTGCGGAGTATCGCGTGAGCTCGAAGCATAAGACCACTCCCAAGGAGTGCGTCATGGATGGCAAGTCGGCGCTGCGTTGGGTGCGCTCGAATGCTGGAAAGTTGGGGGTTGACCCCGAGAAGATCCTCGCTGGCGGAGGGTCCGCAGGAGGGCATGTCGCGGCCGCTGCGGCGATGGCCAAGGGGATGGACCAGCCTGGCGAAGACACTTCCGTGAGCTGCGTGCCCAAGGCTCTGGTGCTGTTCAACCCCGTGTACGACAACGGCCCCGGCGGCTACGGCCACAATCGGGTGAAAGCCTATTGGAAGCAAATCTCCCCGATGCACAACATCGATGCCAAGACCCCACCGACGATCGTTTTCCTCGGCGAAAAAGATCATCTGGTTCCTGTGAAGACTGCCAAAAAATACCAGGCGCTGATGAAAAAGGCCGGTGTGCGTAACGATTTGCATCTCTACCCGGGGCAGACCCACGGATTTTTCAACCTTCAGAAGAGCAAGGAAAAATACCGTGAAACCATGATCGAGACCGACCGCTTTCTGAGCTCCTTGGGCTATCTCACAGGAGAACCCACCCTCAGCGAATAAGTCCGATGAAAAGCCTCCTGTCGCTTGGCATCATCTCGCTGATGCTGAGCGTGGAGCTCTCGGCGGAGGTGGCCGGAAAGCATCTTTTTATTCTCTCCGGCCAGTCGAACATGGTCTGGCTTAAACCGAAGGTGGCCTTCACGCCTGCGGTTGAGAAGGAGTTTGGTAGCGACAAGGTGATCGTGGTCCACGATGCGCAAAGCGGCAAACCTCTGCACCGCTGGTCGAAATCTTGGAAGGCTCCCGAGGGGGGTGAAGCCTGAGGAGTCTGGCGATCTCTACGATCGTCTGATGGCGAAGGTCAAGAAGGCCACTGAAGGACAAAAGCTGGCCAGCGTCACCTTCATCTGGATGCAAGGCGAGCGCGATGCCCGGCTCCAGTGGTCCAGCCTCTACGAAGCCGGATTTAAATCTCTGCTGCAACAACTGGAAACCGACCTCGGTCGCAAAGACCTGAACGTGGTGATTGGTCGACTCAGTGACTTTGACAACGACAACCGCTCCTACAAAGACTGGTCGAAAATGCGCGCCATTCTGCAAAAAATCGCCGAGGAGCATCCGCGCGGCGACTGGGTGAACACCGATGACCTCAACGACGGGATCAATCGCAAGGGAGAGAAGATCAGCAACGATCTGCACTACTCGGTGGAAGGATACAAACTGCTCGGAGAACGTTTTGCCGCCAAGGCCATCGCGCTGGTTCGCCGGGCGGAAACCTAAGTCACATCAATACGTCGAAGGTATAAATATTAGCCTAGGCTAAAAATAGTAGTTGACGCTAGACTTGTGCCCTGCTATCTCGTGGCCATGGCAAAAAAGATCATCGTCATTGTGTTGGTGCTGGGCGCCTTTGTGGGCGGCTTGGTGCTTCTCTTGAATCAAGAACAGAGCCAGGCCGGCGCGGATTTCAAACCGGGTGCTGCGCTGAATGTGGTGGCCACCTCCACCATGGTTGCCGACATGGTCCGGGAGATCGGCGGCGACCGGATTGCGGTGCATGGCATCATGGGGCCCAAAGTGGACCCGCATAGTTTTCAAGTCACCTCTTCGGCTTCGGCGGCCTTGCTGAAAGCGGATTTGGTGTTCTACAGCGGTCTCCACCTCGAGGGCAAGATGCAGGACGCCCTGGAGCAGCGGGCGGCTGAGAAAAAAGACACTTTCGCAGTGACCGATGGCATCCCCGAGGACCAACTGCTGAAGCCGCAGGAAGAGTTTTCCGGCTACCACGACCCCCATGTCTGGGGCAGCCCGGAGCTGTGGGTGAACTGTCTGGATGTGGTGGTGAAGCAGCTCGCCGAGGCCGACCCGGAGGGTGCCGATAGCTACCGTGAAAATGCCGAGCGCTACCGCGCCGAGATCCTTGAACTTCATCGCTGGGCGAAAGATCGCATGGCAGAAGTTCCGGAGTCCCAGCGGGTGTTAGTCACCAGTCACGATGCCTTTTTCTACTTCGGCCAAGCCTACGGCTTCGAAGTGCGCGGCCTGCAGGGAGTTTCCACCAGCTCCGAAGCGGGGCTGAAGGACCGGGCCGATCTAGTTGCTTTCATCAAGGAACGTCAGCTGAAAACCATCTTCCCGGAATCCAGCGTCAATGCCAAAGGGATCAAAGCGGTCGCCGACGAGGCCGGAGTGGCAGTGAGTCCCCACGAGCTGTTCTCCGATG
Protein-coding sequences here:
- a CDS encoding alpha/beta hydrolase, with product MILSSFLVFSSFHLSAKPDEITVYKEVDDISLKLHIFNPKDHKATDQEPAIVFFFGGGWKGGKPQQFYPHCEYLASRGIVAISAEYRVSSKHKTTPKECVMDGKSALRWVRSNAGKLGVDPEKILAGGGSAGGHVAAAAAMAKGMDQPGEDTSVSCVPKALVLFNPVYDNGPGGYGHNRVKAYWKQISPMHNIDAKTPPTIVFLGEKDHLVPVKTAKKYQALMKKAGVRNDLHLYPGQTHGFFNLQKSKEKYRETMIETDRFLSSLGYLTGEPTLSE
- a CDS encoding sialate O-acetylesterase; protein product: MKPEESGDLYDRLMAKVKKATEGQKLASVTFIWMQGERDARLQWSSLYEAGFKSLLQQLETDLGRKDLNVVIGRLSDFDNDNRSYKDWSKMRAILQKIAEEHPRGDWVNTDDLNDGINRKGEKISNDLHYSVEGYKLLGERFAAKAIALVRRAET
- a CDS encoding metal ABC transporter solute-binding protein, Zn/Mn family, yielding MAKKIIVIVLVLGAFVGGLVLLLNQEQSQAGADFKPGAALNVVATSTMVADMVREIGGDRIAVHGIMGPKVDPHSFQVTSSASAALLKADLVFYSGLHLEGKMQDALEQRAAEKKDTFAVTDGIPEDQLLKPQEEFSGYHDPHVWGSPELWVNCLDVVVKQLAEADPEGADSYRENAERYRAEILELHRWAKDRMAEVPESQRVLVTSHDAFFYFGQAYGFEVRGLQGVSTSSEAGLKDRADLVAFIKERQLKTIFPESSVNAKGIKAVADEAGVAVSPHELFSDAMGEPGDVVELHGESYDKGTYIGMIKHNVNSIVDGLK